The following proteins are encoded in a genomic region of Pseudorca crassidens isolate mPseCra1 chromosome 5, mPseCra1.hap1, whole genome shotgun sequence:
- the SCHIP1 gene encoding schwannomin-interacting protein 1 isoform X8, protein MVHQENCSYQAQKNERESIRQKLALGSFFDEGPGIYTSCSRSGKPSLSSRLQSGMNLQICFVNDSGSDKDSDADDSKTETSLDTPLSPMSKQSSSYSDRDTTEEESESLDDMDFLTRQKKLQAEAKMALAMAKPMAKMQVEVEKQNRKKSPVADLLPHMPHISECLMKRSLKPTDLRDMTIGQLQVIVNDLHSQIESLNEELVQLLLIRDELHTEQDAMLVDIEDLTRQGHWHLSTAPAPPDCSHHGETPRLEFLAGPGSERLSVKRHAESQQKHMAEKMPAK, encoded by the exons gcacagaaaaatgaaagagaatctATCCGACAGAAGTTGGCACTTGGAAGCTTCTTTGATGAAGGCCCGGGAATTTATACCAGCTGTAGCAGAAGTGGGAAGCCAAGCCTTTCCTCCCG CCTGCAGAGTGGGATGAACCTGCAGATATGCTTTGTCAACGACAGCGGCAGCGATAAGGACAGCGATGCCGATGACAGCAAGACCGAAACGAGCTTGGACACCCCCTTGTCTCCCATG AGCAAACAGAGTTCTTCCTATTCCGATAGAGACACTACTGAAGAGGAATCCGAATCCCTGGATGACATGGATTTCCTCACAAGGCAAAAGAAATTGCAAGCCGAAGCCAAAATGGCCCTTGCCATGGCCAAACCAATGGCCAAAATGCAAGTAGAAGTGGAAAAACAGAACAGGAAGAAGTCTCCCGTCGCTGATCTT CTGCCACACATGCCTCATATAAGTGAATGCTTGATGAAAAGAAGTTTAAAGCCCACTGACCTGAGAGACATGACTATTGGGCAGCTACAAGTGATAGTCAATGATCTCCATTCCCAGATAGAAA GCTTGAATGAAGAGTTGGTCCAGCTGCTCCTCATACGAGATGAGCTGCACACAGAGCAAGACGCCATGCTGGTGGACATCGAGGACCTGACCAG GCAAGGACACTGGCATCTTTCCACAGCACCAGCGCCACCAGATTGCTCTCACCATGGGGAGACTCCAAGACTTGAGTTTCTAGCTGGGCCTGGTTCCGAGCGCCTGTCTGTAAAGAG